TCCACTTAATAAGATAGAGGACGCTGAAATGCTTTAAAAGTAGTTACATAACAAATAAAAACGTTAAAATTTGGATTGTGGAACTTAAATGGATAGTCCTCAGTTACACGAAAACCTGACACTCCAGAAATACTTACTCAAAGATTCTATAATGGAAACCTTGAATGTCTAGATATTTTAGGTGCCCCCTctctttcaaagagaaaagaagacgTTCAAAGCTCATGCACTGCCTGTTTGAGCACATCTGCTTTGCAGACATAGCGAGCTCATCAGGATATTTTTAAGGAAGCCTGGTTGAAGTTTCCATTCCTGCCTTAAATTTGCGATTACAGCAAAGGGAGCTGTCTGGAAACCATCTTGGGTGGAGAAATATCTGGCCTAGAGAAAATACTGAGGAATACAATGAATATCTTCTCATCCAGTGCCCGAAGAATTATGTTGAAAAGGAATTACAATTACTGTGTAGCTACTGAGGAAAATACCTAACGAAGTATAAGATGGTAGATTTCAggttaataaaaggaaaaactcagtACCATCAAAAATGGAATGAGCTTACTGATAAAGTAACATTGAAGGGTTCAATTCGAGGGTGCAATTAAGCTTCAGGATATTGTAGAGGAAATTTCTGTATTGGGAGAAGCTTGGATTCAATGATTTAATGAAAGTCATAGTAATTGAAAAGTAGTATTACATTGAAAATTTTACAATAACATGGTCATTTTGTATGATAGGAGAAGATGAAGAGCGACTTGGCTATTAGaatgccaaaaatatttttcccatgtgTAAatgcttctatttcttcatgtcAATTTGTGGCATACTATTTATGATGACTCACCCATAATTCAGTTTGCAAATAATCTTTGTAGAAGTAGtagtttgatttatttctgtgacatcttTCAGGCTTTACTAATGTACACAACAAACAAATCCTCAAAAATACTTTATCACTGAAGAATTCCAATAAGGATGATTGCTTAATAATACCAGTGTTACAAAGAAGACCAACATTACCTCATATATTCTAATTAATGCCCACCAGTGAGATATCATCAATGCCATTACCGCTATGTTTATAAAATGTCAAACCTGTTAAACCACCAGCCAGACTGATCTTCTTCTGCACAGTTCCCTTCGTAGTTGTCATTATCTTTGTCCCACGTGCTGAATTTCATTCTTTGGTGACTACCCCACCATTGCACCTCAGGATGAAATTTCCCTGTAAGGGAGTCTCCAGCTGTTCCAGAATATTCCCCGATATTCAACTCATAGGAATTCTAAAGGAAAAGAGGCAACTTCCACTATCAGTtgtcaccatttaaaaaaatagattaatttaaTAAACAAGAGAATAGGTTctattctatatttttgtttcaaccGACTTCAGGGTTTATATTGTATGTTTTACACATTAACTTATGATGTgacttatttgaaaattttagtaCCTTTTCATCTCcaactttgaaatttttatattgtgCATAACGGCTATTCTTTTCAAAATCTGCAAGGTCGATTTTTAAAGTATAgtctcctgaaaaaaaaaaagaaattgtagttttttaaatttgtgagaTGACATTGACTTACTGAGGTTTAAAAATAACTCATGGCTCTATTTTACTTAGACTGTTTCCTTCTGCCATGAGtccattttcaaagaataaacagTGACTCCATTGTGTTTACAACACGAACATTTTATTGGgtattttacttgaaaaaaattggGGACACAATACTAAAGGTAGAAAATTTCTACTAGATCTATCATAGGCAAAAGCGAGTGTAATTCACTGGAAAAGAACAACAGCAAATAAGTCATATTTAGTTAACAGATTAAGAAATCTAACAGTGAAAGAATAAGTTtaagaaatttaaacttttatcctctttttcttaatttcagtaAGAATGTTTATCTTAAATACaaataatgactaaaataatTGGTATTTTCAAGTCATCATCTTTTCCTCATTGTACCATCATCTTTTCCTCATTGTACCATCATGTACAAATAACAAAgactatttctttttcagaaacagAACTATTGTCAGGAACATAGAAAGTTATAACTCAAACTATCTGTTAGATGATATATGTTCTATCCTCCTACTTcgataaataaaatttcacagtGACCTATAAGACGAGATTTGAATTGAGCCTTAAACTTCTCAGGGTCCAAGCTAGAACATGGAGGCCCAGGGAGTGAGCCCCTGGGCCGCACCAACAGGCCTGGTCTACGGTCGGCCTCTCTTCTCTTCGCATCCCTGTCTCCATCACACACAGCACGGGGCCTTGTCCACACTAGTGGACATTCCAAGCTGCATAGCCAAGCTCATTAACACCCACCATAAAAGCTGTTCCTTCACCTCCTCTCAGGCTTAGGGGTATACATACCAGCAACACAATCTTTTCACAGGGGGACAGACGAAGAAGAGGAATGAACGGGTTCTAGAGACAAGCTCAAGGCTATTTGGGCTAGGAATACTGGATTCCCCACTACTGGAGTGAGTCTAGGAGGGGTCTGGGCTCCTGCTGGCCTTGGCACTATGGCCTACAGATTTCTTATCCCCTGGAGCTCTCTACAGTGGGGTTCCAAGGAAGGACTCCTAACCTGATCGAAAGGCAGTAAAGGTCATGTGAGCCAAGACTATGAAGTGGACTAGAGGAGCAAGGCAGGTTAAGTTAACTCTCCCCCGAAGTACTTTGTATTGCAGAAGAGATACAAAATTAATCTCAGTTTTTAAGGTAACAATCTAAACATGTCTTTggtcaataagtaaataaaaatgtaattatagacAATTTCTAAATTAACTTTATTGCAAACACTTCCAGCCAAAATTTATGTAACGGAGATAAAGCTATTTTCAGAGGCAATTCCTTAGCCTTAAGTGCTCTCATAATTAAAGAGTACAGGGACAAAGGCACTGTTTTACCTTGGGATGATATGATATGTGGTTATGAAGCCTGGAACTGACAAATACATTTTTGCTACCAAGAGAGTGTCTAGCCTGAACACCGACCAAAACATGAGGGGCAAGTAGATAGGTTGGCAAAGTGCATCTGGCTGAATAAACacataataatttgaaaaacaataagattgaattttgtatatttagaAGGAGCCAAGGGCTGTCATAGTTTCAATAAGAAACCAGATACATATTAATGtatgaaagaaacagaagctggtatgataaatgttatatatctatcgtaaaacacttaaaagtaggataatacaaatgttaaaatttagAGAGCATTGATCACAAGAAGGACAAAGTATTAGGTTTCTAGGATTATCCATCCTCTCTAAGCTGTTATTCTGATGTCTCAAAGATCTCCATAATTATAATCCTACTGACTATTATGAATATCAAAACATCAATCACTTTCCTTAACTTGAATGGAACAAGTAAACCTTGCTCTCACATTTAATGCGTTGCCAGTGTGATTTAGCATGCTTTCTTGAGCAATACAATTGCCTTTTATGAAACATTCAGAATCAGATTTGAGTGGGACTGACTATGATCTCAGACTGCAACTGAGGTAAGGAAGGCAATGGTTCGGAGCAAAGGAGCATGGGAAAAAGAAGCTTGAACAATTTGTTATCAAACTAACGATATTTTAGACAAATACTGAAATCTAGTTAAAGATATCCATGCAAAAGTATAAAAGGGGAATTATACAGATGTCTGCAATTTATTTTGAAGTgtgtcaaagaaataataaaatggattgatgagtgggtggatggatagatatggGATAAAAACAAGCGTAGTGAAATGTTAATGTAGAATCTAGGTGAGAGGTTGGAACTTCTTTCAGTTTTGctccatctttaaaatttttcaaaataaaatttgggaGGTGGGTATGGAAACAAGGACATTTAGTATATCATGGTATTTGATTGCAAAAATAGCCCCAATCCCCCAATTCTGCTCCTCtccctttgcaatgtgactttatAATGCctccccttttattttctttccccttataTCTGAGCTGTTCCTGTCACTTGCTTTCACCAATAGAAGGCAGTGAAAATGACTATGTGGCAGTTGCGAGTCTATCTCAAGGGACTTACGTGCTTCCCCTCTCTTTCTTGGAACTCTGCCTGTGCTACAAGAACGAGTGCCGGCTAGCTCGCTTGAAGATGAGAGACCATGTGGAGCAGAGCTGAACTGGTCCGTCTGAGGCCAACCCGGCAGAGCCAGCCTCCAGCTGACCAGGAAGCTGATCACAGACCCCTGAGCGAGCCCAGCAAAGATCAGCATAGTGCAGCCCTGATCAGCCAGCAAAACTACCCAGCCAACTTGTAGATTTGTAAGAAACAAAGGgttgtggttttaagccactaaattttgaagTGGATTGTTACATAGTATTATGgtggcaatagataactgatacagtATATGGAGTTTGAGGCTCTcgaagcattaaaaaaagaatggttaTGGCATTATATATCCCTCCCAGaaaagggaaatatatatatgagaaatcCTCCTCACCCAACCCAGATCtagtttcttttcctctattCAAAGTTTTAAGCAGCCACATTTTACTGAGGGAATTACTGGCTGTAAGGGATCATCGCCATCTGCAAACCATAGTAGTTACTGAATTAGTTCCATTGCCTTTGATTTAGTGGAAAACATTTTAgtctctttttattgtattgcAAATGAATTTAATATCAGGCAAAGCTTACCTTGTGTGGTTAATAAGTGAAGATTTTTATTACCCAGCCAATATTCACCATTTTTTTGGACAAAATTCCCAAAGCCATTTTTGTAGTCATTCCAGcctctaaaaaatttaaaatgaaagttgaTTTTAGCAAAATCCAAATGGACCTTTGCAGTACCCAAAGTGCCCACCCCCTACTGCCACTCCCACCcccaatattttcttgattagTTAATACATGTCCAGTATTCTTATTTAGACAGAATAAAATTCTGTCTAATTAATAGACTTCAGGATACAATGAAAAGGTTTAtttaggggggctggcctggtggcgcagcgtttaaattcgcacgttctgcttcggcagcccgggtttgccggttcagatcccgggtgcagacatggtactgctttggtaagccatgctgtggtaggtgtcccacatataaagtagaggaggatgggcacagatgttagctcagggccagtcttcctcagctaaaagaggaggattggcagcagatgttagctcagggctaatcttcctcaaaaaaaaaaaaaaaaaaggcttatttattataaatctcaCATTTACTACTCCAAATCCTTAGGTCATAATCAGCACAcctgttgaagttctcactgccATCAGATCGTCTCTGAATTACAGTCCATCCTCCTCCATCAGACATGTCACAATAAACGGAGAATTCTGCTGGGCTCTCGAGAGGTTTGATTTTGTAAAATCCACTGCGCTTATACCCATCATTGAAAATCTCTGAACAATCTGTTTGCAAAACAAGGAAATGTAACAtttgttatgtctttttttttttttttatgggagCCTCTGAATAAGATTACTCAATACTAATGGAGACAGATAAACACATGGTGTAGataatcagctttttaaaattgcatctTGTACATCTTCCAGGAGATATGAGGAAAGtcttatttcctttcctattaTCTAATCATCATGTGACTCCTTGATCTGATCATGGAAAAAAAAGGGAGTGAAATAGGGATCTGgtttctcatttctgatttttggGGCAACCAAAAATGATATGTGTTCAGTCAATTACAGTAGTATAAGTGGAACTTACAGCTTTATCAGACAGAATAGCAGAACTTACCTCTCCTATGAAgctaaaataaaagcagaaatatgtAACACCAAACAAATAATTCAATGTGCGTTATCTTGACTTAGAGCATTATAAATTGTTCTGAACATctgaaaatgaactcaaaatagtAATCTTGTTAGATTCTTATAACCTCCCAGTCTCAACAGATTGTTTACTAACCCACTGAAATTTCTAACAGTCCAGGCATTCTTAGATGTTTTTGCTAAAAGCTGCAAGCTCCTACACGCCTTTTATCCCTGCACTCCTCTTTGCTGTCATATTTCTTCAACCACTGAGCCAACATAGCTATCGGTTTGTCACCAAAAAGTAGTATCTATTTCTTAAGCTACTTGAGGGTGAGATAAATTAATATCCATTGGGTCTCAACTGGGCTGATCTGTACAGACTTAGAGAATATGGCAAGTATGGACTTCACTATTGTTTACATGCCCAGGAAGCTATGTTTTAGGATGGTTGAAGTAGGGGCCACTATAAAGAGATAGTCTCAAGAAGACCCAGTCACAGAGTTTTGAGTGAAAATGCTATAATTTAACATCGCTAGCTTTCACATTTTACCCTTATcgtttcattaatttctttccaaGACAACATTTTCTGTTCCTGATTGGATAATTCCATTCTTTTAGCATCTTTTTAagttctttcttttcattattttgatgcCAAATTATTTACAATTCTGTTTTGTTACGAATAAAATACACTGCACATTAAAATAGATCGAATAGCCAATAGGAgtcagaagaggaaagaaaagaaagaacgcCTGTCACTTTCTAAAGCCCTCAGCAGGTTGAGACCAATCCTACACTACTGCTCCGGCGAGATGCTCATCTTTGTCATGATTTAGGctttattcacatatttatttttgagattcagAAGCCCAActgtttttttgtatgtgctGGATTATAGAAAAGATCCTGTTTGGCAATtaaccaagaagaaaaacaatgggaaaatgaTTACCTGAAATTAGTTCAATGTTGTTCAAAAGCTTACACCTTGCGGTCAAGTATGTCGTACAACACTTCTCATTAAAGTATGCATATTTTAACCTCGTTGTCAGGAAGGGAGCTCTTTGCTTACATTTAATCTCCTTCCACAGAGCTGAATAGTAAAGACTCAGAAGGTTCAGACTGTTTTCCAGGCAAACATGGAAATGATTAGCTATAACATTTGCCTCTGGAAAACTTTGTTAATATGGAGTTTTCAGccaacattttctatttgtttttattttatgccaaCTGCaagtttgtttgtgtttttaaaaatgttccttcCTCCCAGAGGAAAATGCCAAACACAACTTCAGATCCAGAGGAAAGCTTTCAGCTGAAAAAACCAGAACCCCAACAAGTAAACAAACCTCAAACAAGCACCAGTAGCTCAACTCATGGCAAATTAGTTAAGGAGCCTGCCTTGGGGAAATGAGACTGACACTGTGATAGCAGAAAGTTCCGGCAATGTGAGGTTTAAAATATCTACTAGATATTTaaaactatgatttttaaaaatattatgaccCACTCAATCCCCTGGAGAacaggcaggagaggggctgAGTTAGAGAGCGCTGTGTTCataggagtttaaaaaaaaaaagatttttggatCCTTACATAATACTAGAGTGAGTCAAGGCTTCCTGCCCTCTGACAAACACTGTGTTAAACTGGGTGAGGTGAATACTTTCTCTCATCACGCAGAAAGcaagccactttggaaagctgAATGTTTAAGCTTCACACAGTGGCAAGAGAGCCTGCCAAATGGCCTTCTTCCTCTTGTCCCAGAATGATGGCTGAGCCCAAAGCTGAGAACGAAAGGCTCCAAGCACCCCACATTCGAAACTCAAAGAAAGGCCAGCAAGAGGCCAGCTGCCGCTCCGCAGCGCATGCTGGGAAATGCCAGAACTGGCCCTGACACTGCCATTCTCACCCTCAGGTGACATAAGAAGGAAacataagagaagaaaggaagttgGCTCCTTGGAGAGGGCAGTATTCTTGTAGGGTGGAGTGGGTGAGCTCTCTCCTCTGAACACAAAGGAGAGAGGATAtaataacagagagagagagctgacaTTCATTGAGCTAAATGCTAAATGCTTTTGTCATCACGCACAtgtacattaactcatttaatctttacaacaaagGAACAGGTGTTcttatcactcccattttacagatgggaaatatGAGGCAcatagaggttaagtaactttcccaaaggcCACAACTAGCAAGATGGGCAGCTGGACTTTGAAACCAGGCATCAGAGTCTACCCTTACTGCCTCAAGAGACTGGCTCATAGAGATTGGGGCTTCTGCACAAGGGGACATGGTTGAGCCAGTGGTCTTGTTGGCTGAACAGAATGTTGTGATGCCACAGGCTGTTGCGATTGTTACCAATTAATGTGAATTTGGTACTATAATCTTTTAGCTTAGGTATGTAATTCAATAGCACCcgaaagcttaaaaaaaagatgcttttaatTATATGTTgtataaaaatcatgtgatttgTGCATTGTTTGCACAAATTGCTAGGTTGTATGTAATTAGGTGTTTTCTACCATGAGATGAATCGGAATgcagaaaacaattaatttagTAATAATAGAGTAACTTGTAAATAAGACCaaagaactttatatttttatagatcaTGTACatgagtatttaattttttttaatttaaggacaCCAGAAATATAAACTCTGGTGCAAGCAAGTTctcatatattttgtatattatatggagtaatatgtaatatatatgttatatgttataatatattatgtattttattagaatttatgttattatgtatttttaattgagtgTTTGCCCTTGGTCGGCTCTCTAGTACTATTTGCCTATATGCCGAACAATAAAATACAGTTAAGCTGTATTTATATTTCAGTttgttcctccttctcctccttcatgCTTGTACCATATATAAAGAATACTAAACATAGATCTAccaaattctgaatttttttgaGCTGTTATATCCAGAAAAAGTCATCTGGAATGCCCATCATCTATCTTATTATATGTGTTATAATATTATGACACCCACACACAATATAACGGCTTGTCTAGATCTTGTCCATCTGACTCTTCCACCCGATTTCTGCTTATCCCCTCATCCTGCTCTGACTGTGATGTTTTACTTTCTTGGGAACTGATTTCCTGCCTTCTCCTTGGTGACCTCTCATTTCCTAAGGTCTGCTCCCAGCACTCTCAACACAGGGGTCAGATTTTCAGCTCTtcagcctcagtcttctcatgaCTCACGGCCCAGTCCCAGTAACAACATCCAGTTGCTCGCTCCTGCCATTATCTGACACTTGAATCTGTGTTGACAGCCTGCTCATACTGTTTGAACAGACACCCTGGGTCTTGATCTTGATTTGGAATGTG
This Equus quagga isolate Etosha38 chromosome 22, UCLA_HA_Equagga_1.0, whole genome shotgun sequence DNA region includes the following protein-coding sequences:
- the FGL1 gene encoding fibrinogen-like protein 1, encoding MGTMATMSSFILVTITLVIGREAWALENCLQEQMRLRAQVHQLETRVKQQQVKIAQLLHEKEVQLLDKGEENSVIDLGSKRQYADCSEIFNDGYKRSGFYKIKPLESPAEFSVYCDMSDGGGWTVIQRRSDGSENFNRGWNDYKNGFGNFVQKNGEYWLGNKNLHLLTTQGDYTLKIDLADFEKNSRYAQYKNFKVGDEKNSYELNIGEYSGTAGDSLTGKFHPEVQWWGSHQRMKFSTWDKDNDNYEGNCAEEDQSGWWFNRCHSANLNGLYYTGSYTAETDNGVVWHTWHGWWYSLKSVIMKIRPNDFIPNIV